GACGCCGTCGGTGGACGCGGCGAGCAGCGGCTCACGGTAATCACCGCGTAGCGCGAAAAGTCCGGCGAAGCCGCCGAGCTTGCCGATCACCTCCGGCCGGGTCGCCTTGGAGGCCAGCGGCTTGAACAATTCGACGGCGCGGTCACCGGCCTCGATATCGACTCCGGCCGATGCATAGGTGGCGCCCGGCTCTGATTTCGAAGCCGGGTCTTTTCCGCGGGCGGTCATCGCGCTAAAGGCTACCGGGCGAGGCCCGGCGCTGGTATCTCCCACTCACTTGAGCTACGGATGCCGTAGCACCGCGGCCTGCTCGGCCTCTGGCGACAACTCGTGGCTGATGTCCGGCTGGCCGGCGCCGCGCGCGGCGTTGGCGAGCATCTGCTCGATCACGTTCTTGCCAAGCGCTGTCTCGCTTGGCAATTCGATCGGGTACTTGCCGTCGAAGCAGGCCGAGCAGAGCCGCGAGGTGGGCTGCTCGGTCGCGGCGACCAGGCCCCGCAGCGAGATGTAGCCCAGCGTGTCGGCGTTGATGGCGTGCCGGACCGCCTCGAGCATCTCGTCTTCGTCCTCGACGGCGTTGGCGATCAGCTCGGCCGGTGACGGGAAGTCGATGCCGTAGAAGCACGGCCACTTCACCGGCGGCGACGCGATCCGCACGTGCACCTCGACGGCTCCGGCCTCGCGCAACATCCGGACCAGCGCCCGCTGGGTATTGCCGCGCACGATGGAGTCGTCGACGACGATCAGCCGCTTGCCGCGGATGACTTCCTTGAGCGGGTTCAACTTCAGCCGGATTCCGAGCTGGCGGATGGTCTGCGACGGCTGGATGAAGGTGCGCCCGACGTAGGCGTTCTTCATCAGGCCCTGGCCATAGGGAATGCCGGACTCCTGCGCGTACCCCACGGCGGCGGGGGTGCCGGATTCCGGCACGCCGATCACCAGGTCGGCGTCGATCGGGTGCTCGCGAGCCAGGCGACGGCCGATCTCGAGGCGGGCGCCGTGCACCGAACGGCCGGAGATGGTGCTGTCCGGGCGGGCCAGGTAGACGTATTCGAAGATGCAGCCCTTGGGCTCGGGGTTGGCGAACCGGGTCGAGCGCACGCCGTCGGCGTCGATCGCCAGCAGTTCGCCGGGCTCGATCTCGCGGACGAACGAGGCGCCGACGATGTCGAGGGCCGCGGTCTCGGAGGCGACCACCCACCCGCGGTCCAGCCGACCCAGGCAGAGCGGGCGCACGCCGTACGGGTCGCGGGCGGCGTAGAGGGTGTTCTCGTCCATGAAGGTCAGGCAGAACGCACCGCGCACGGTGGGCAGCAATTCCAGCGCGGCCTGCTCGAGGCTGGAGTCGGCGGCGCCGTGGGCCAGCAGCGCGCCCAGCATGTCGGAGTCGGTGGTGGCCGCGCCCGGAACCCGGGAGTTCAGCAGGCCGGCGTCGCGGCAACGGGCGACCAGCTCGGCGCTGTTGACCAGATTGCCGTTGTGCCCCAACGCAACTCCGGTTCCTGCCGCGGTGTTACGGAAGACCGGTTGCGCGTTTTCCCAGGTCGGCGAGCCGCTGGTGGAGTACCGGCAGTGCCCGACGGCGACATGGCCTTCCATGGCTGCCAGCGTCTGCTCATCGAAGAC
The sequence above is a segment of the Candidatus Mycobacterium wuenschmannii genome. Coding sequences within it:
- the purF gene encoding amidophosphoribosyltransferase, with the protein product MTVQTADISEGLENPPGEECGVFGVWAPGEEVAKMTYYGLYALQHRGQEAAGIAVADGSQVLVFKDLGLVSQVFDEQTLAAMEGHVAVGHCRYSTSGSPTWENAQPVFRNTAAGTGVALGHNGNLVNSAELVARCRDAGLLNSRVPGAATTDSDMLGALLAHGAADSSLEQAALELLPTVRGAFCLTFMDENTLYAARDPYGVRPLCLGRLDRGWVVASETAALDIVGASFVREIEPGELLAIDADGVRSTRFANPEPKGCIFEYVYLARPDSTISGRSVHGARLEIGRRLAREHPIDADLVIGVPESGTPAAVGYAQESGIPYGQGLMKNAYVGRTFIQPSQTIRQLGIRLKLNPLKEVIRGKRLIVVDDSIVRGNTQRALVRMLREAGAVEVHVRIASPPVKWPCFYGIDFPSPAELIANAVEDEDEMLEAVRHAINADTLGYISLRGLVAATEQPTSRLCSACFDGKYPIELPSETALGKNVIEQMLANAARGAGQPDISHELSPEAEQAAVLRHP